The DNA window TGCCCACCTTGATGCCACCACGGTATTGAGCCGGAAAATTGCAGAGTTGGGTATCTATCCTGCGGTGGACCCCCTGGATTCTACTTCCCGGATTCTGACACCGGCTATCGTCGGACAACAACATTATCAAACCGCCCAGCGTGTGATCGAGATTCTGCAACGCTACAAAGAACTGCAGGATATCATCGCCATCCTGGGTATGGATGAACTTTCCGAAGAAGATAAACTGGTCGTTCACCGCGCACGCCGGGTTCAACGCTTCCTGTCACAACCTTTCCACGTGGCAGAACAGTTTACCGGTCTGAAAGGGGTGTTCGTAAGCATCGAAGACACCATCAAAGGCTTCAATATGATCCTTGACGGAGAAGTCGACGAATATCCGGAAGCTGCCTTTAACCTGGTTGGTTCTATCGAGGAAGCCATTGAAAAAGGAAAGAAACTGATGGCAGAAGCCAAGTAAGTATTTGGCTAACAAAGTTGTATTTTGTACTTTACACGTGATGAGCAAGTGGTCCATTATGCTTTTTCAGTCCGGAACCATCGTCACGTTACAATAGAGAACACATGGATTTACAAATCGTAACCCCTGATGCCAACCTGTATAGTGGGGAAGCCAGCATGGTAGAAGTACCGGGAACCAATGGAAAGTTCCAGGTATTGAACAACCATGCCCCTATTATATCTACACTTACCAAA is part of the Flavobacteriales bacterium genome and encodes:
- the atpC gene encoding ATP synthase F1 subunit epsilon, translating into MDLQIVTPDANLYSGEASMVEVPGTNGKFQVLNNHAPIISTLTKGQVRIKGADNKEQSFAIDGGVIEVLNNKVTVLAESA